A stretch of the Neisseria sp. DTU_2020_1000833_1_SI_GRL_NUU_006 genome encodes the following:
- the map gene encoding type I methionyl aminopeptidase, translating into MNEIIIKTPEEIEKMRELGKLVAEALDYIGQFVKPGVTTNEIDKLVYDYHVNVQGGYPAPLHYGNPPYPKSCCTSVNHVICHGIPDDKPLKEGDIINIDLTIKKDGFHGDSSRMFTVGKVSPIAQRLIDITHESMMAGIAAVKPGATLGDIGYACQQVAENAGYSVVQEFCGHGIGRGFHEAPQVLHYGRKGQGVVLKPGMIFTIEPMINQGKRHLRILNDGWTVVTKDRSLSAQWEHEVLVTETGYEILTVSPATGKP; encoded by the coding sequence ATGAACGAAATCATCATCAAAACCCCCGAAGAAATCGAGAAAATGCGCGAACTGGGCAAACTCGTCGCCGAAGCCCTCGACTACATCGGACAATTCGTCAAACCCGGCGTAACCACCAACGAAATCGACAAACTCGTTTACGACTACCACGTCAACGTCCAAGGCGGCTATCCCGCCCCCCTGCACTACGGCAACCCGCCCTATCCCAAATCCTGCTGCACTTCCGTCAACCACGTCATCTGCCACGGCATTCCCGACGACAAGCCGCTCAAAGAAGGCGACATCATCAACATCGACCTGACCATCAAAAAAGACGGCTTCCACGGCGACTCCAGCCGCATGTTTACCGTCGGCAAAGTCTCCCCCATTGCCCAACGCCTGATTGACATCACCCACGAATCCATGATGGCGGGCATCGCCGCCGTCAAACCCGGCGCAACCTTGGGCGACATCGGCTACGCCTGCCAACAAGTTGCCGAAAACGCAGGCTATTCCGTCGTACAAGAATTTTGCGGCCACGGCATCGGACGCGGTTTTCACGAAGCCCCGCAAGTCCTGCACTACGGCAGAAAAGGACAAGGCGTCGTCCTAAAGCCCGGCATGATTTTCACCATCGAACCGATGATCAACCAAGGCAAACGCCACCTGCGCATCCTAAACGACGGCTGGACGGTCGTGACCAAAGACCGATCCCTCTCCGCCCAATGGGAACATGAAGTTTTAGTGACAGAAACCGGCTACGAAATCCTGACTGTCAGCCCGGCTACCGGCAAACCCTAA